A genomic window from Ziziphus jujuba mitochondrion, complete genome includes:
- the rps7 gene encoding ribosomal protein S7, which produces MGGLDGEQKQLIKKLVNFRMKEGKRTRVRAIVYQTFHRPAQTERDVIKLMVDAVENIKPICEVEKVGVAGTIYDVPGIVARDRQQTLAIRWILEAAFKRRISYRISLEKCSFAEILDAYRKRGIARKKRENLHRLASTNRSFAHFRWW; this is translated from the coding sequence ATGGGGGGCTTGGATGGTGAGCAAAAACAATTGATCAAGAAGTTGGTCAACTTTCGCATGAAAGAAGGTAAAAGAACGAGAGTTCGTGCTATTGTTTATCAAACTTTTCATCGCCCAGCTCAAACTGAACGCGATGTAATCAAACTTATGGTTGACGCCGTAGAGAATATAAAGCCCATATGCGAAGTGGAAAAAGTAGGAGTAGCAGGTACTATTTATGATGTCCCTGGGATTGTAGCCAGGGATCGTCAACAAACCTTAGCTATTCGTTGGATCCTTGAAGCTGCTTTCAAACGACGTATAAGCTACAGGATAAGCTTAGAGAAATGTTCATTTGCTGAGATACTGGATGCTTACCGAAAGAGGGGAATTGCACGTAAGAAAAGGGAGAATCTTCATAGACTGGCTTCCACCAATCGAAGTTTCGCGCATTTCAGATGGTGGTAA
- the matR gene encoding maturase K has product MKEAIRMVLESIYDPEFPDTSHFRSGRGRHSALRRIKEEWGTSRWFLEFDIRKCFHTIDRHRLIPIFKEEIDDPKFFYSIQKVFSAGRLVGGEKGPYSVPHCLLLSALPGNIYLHKLDQEIGRIRQKYEIPIVQRIRSVLLRTGRIDDQENSGEEASFNAPQDNRAIIVGSVKSLQRKAAFHSLVSSWHTPPTSTPRLRGDQKTPFVFPPSSALAAFLNKPSSLLCAAFLIEAAGLTPKAEFYGRERCNNNWAMRDLIKYCKRKGPLIELGGEAILVIRSERRLARKLAPLKTHYLIRICYARYADDSLLGIVGAIELLIEIQKRIAHFLQSGLNLLVGSAGSTTIAARSTVEFPGTVIREVPPRTTPIQFLRELEKRLRVKHRIHITACHLRSAIHSKFRNLGNSIPIKQLTKGMSETGSLLDGVQLAETLGTAGVRGPQVSVLWGTVKHIRQGSRGISLLHSSGRSNAPSDVQQAVSRSGMSVRKLSLYTPAGRKAAGEGGGHWAGSISSEFPIQIEAPIKKILRRLRDRGIISRRRPWPIHVACLTNVSDGDIVNWSAGIAISPLSYYRCRDNLYQVRTIVDHQIRWSAIFTLAHKHKSSARNIIPKYSKDSNIVNQEGGKTLAEFPNSIELGKLGPGQDPNNKEHSTTSLV; this is encoded by the coding sequence ATGAAAGAGGCGATCAGGATGGTACTCGAATCCATTTACGATCCCGAGTTTCCAGACACATCGCACTTCCGCTCGGGTCGAGGCCGCCACTCGGCCCTAAGACGGATCAAAGAAGAGTGGGGAACCTCTCGCTGGTTTTTGGAATTCGACATCAGGAAGTGTTTTCACACCATCGACCGACATCGACTCATCCCAATCTTTAAGGAAGAGATCGACGATCCCAAGTTCTTTTACTCCATTCAGAAAGTCTTTTCCGCCGGACGACTCGTAGGAGGTGAGAAGGGCCCTTACTCCGTCCCACACTGTTTACTACTATCGGCCCTACCAGGCAACATCTACCTACACAAGCTCGATCAGGAGATAGGGAGGATCCGACAGAAGTACGAAATTCCGATTGTTCAGAGAATCAGATCGGTTCTATTAAGGACAGGTCGTATTGATGACCAAGAAAACTCTGGAGAAGAAGCAAGCTTCAACGCTCCCCAAGACAACAGAGCCATCATTGTGGGGAGCGTAAAGAGCCTCCAACGCAAAGCGGCCTTTCATTCCCTTGTTTCGTCGTGGCACACCCCCCCCACAAGCACCCCCCGGCTCAGGGGGGACCAGAAAACGCCTTTCGTTTTCCCCCCTTCGTCGGCCCTTGCCGCCTTCCTTAACAAGCCCTCGAGCCTCCTTTGCGCCGCCTTCCTCATAGAAGCCGCCGGGTTGACCCCGAAGGCCGAATTCTATGGTAGAGAACGCTGTAATAATAATTGGGCCATGAGAGACCTTATTAAGTATTGCAAAAGAAAGGGCCCGCTGATAGAGCTGGGCGGGGAGGCGATACTAGTTATCAGGTCAGAGAGACGCCTGGCCCGTAAGCTGGCCCCCTTAAAAACCCATTACTTAATAAGGATTTGTTACGCGCGATATGCCGACGACTCACTACTGGGAATCGTGGGTGCCATAGAGCTTCTCATAGAAATACAAAAACGTATCGCCCACTTCCTACAATCCGGCCTGAACCTTTTGGTAGGATCTGCTGGATCAACAACAATAGCTGCACGGAGTACGGTAGAATTCCCCGGTACGGTCATTCGGGAAGTCCCTCCGAGGACGACTCCCATACAATTCTTGCGAGAGCTGGAGAAGCGTCTACGGGTAAAGCACCGTATCCATATAACTGCTTGCCACCTACGCTCCGCCATCCATTCCAAGTTTAGGAACCTAGGTAATAGTATCCCGATCAAACAGCTGACGAAGGGGATGAGCGAAACAGGGAGTCTACTGGACGGGGTTCAACTAGCGGAGACTCTTGGAACAGCTGGAGTAAGAGGTCCCCAAGTGAGCGTATTATGGGGGACCGTCAAGCACATCCGGCAAGGTTCAAGGGGGATCTCGTTGTTGCATAGCTCAGGTCGGAGCAACGCGCCATCGGACGTTCAACAGGCAGTCTCACGATCGGGCATGAGTGTCCGAAAGTTGTCATTGTATACTCCCGCGGGTCGGAAGGCGGCGGGGGAAGGAGGAGGACACTGGGCGGGATCTATCAGCAGCGAATTCCCCATACAGATAGAGGCGCCTATCAAAAAGATACTCCGAAGGCTTCGGGATCGAGGTATCATTAGCCGAAGAAGACCCTGGCCAATCCACGTGGCCTGCTTAACGAACGTCAGCGACGGAGACATCGTAAATTGGTCCGCGGGCATCGCGATAAGTCCTCTGTCCTACTACAGGTGCCGCGACAACCTTTACCAAGTCCGAACGATTGTCGACCACCAGATCCGCTGGTCTGCAATATTCACCCTAGCCCACAAGCACAAATCCTCGGCGCGGAATATAATCCCAAAGTACTCCAAAGACTCAAATATAGTCAATCAAGAAGGTGGTAAGACCCTTGCAGAGTTCCCCAACAGCATAGAGCTTGGGAAGCTCGGACCCGGTCAAGATCCGAACAACAAGGAGCACTCAACTACTAGTCTAGTCTAG